Within Sorghum bicolor cultivar BTx623 chromosome 2, Sorghum_bicolor_NCBIv3, whole genome shotgun sequence, the genomic segment TCTCTAGGTCCCACGCCTTAACTGCTCCCTTCTATGAGTGGATAAGGCAGGGTACTATCATCGTTGGTTTTTAattctctttctctctttctAATATGTTAATATTACTTGTTTTCTCGATATAGATTTATTCTAACCCATCCAACGGACGTGCAAACCCAGGGCAAACAGATTCTTCGTTTCAAAATAACCGAGCAAAATCacaaagttaaaaaaaacacGGATAAAATCATAATTGAACTGCTGAGCAAGGGTAAGGACAaaattttctttaaaaaaatagaaagtTATGCACCATGTCTAGTGGGAGAGCGAGCGGCCGGTCGTCTGAACTCTGAACTCTGAAGGCTCAAAAGGCTAAGCTTCCTAAGGATTAAAGATCATTagatcttagagcatctccaatagtttggtaaAAATTATTTACCAAATCTTGTGATTTGGCAACTTGCTTTAATGATATGGCAAATGAAAAAAAGATGTCTCTCCAATAGTTTGTCATTCCAACTTGGTAAAATTTAAACGTAGGCCCACATAGTCCCTAATCCAACCCTGGGCCTCCTCCTCATGCCGTGAAGATCCTTGGTCCTCGCGTACGTGCAAGACGCCGCCGCCGGTTCGTTTGTGTCGCCTACTCCTGCTGCGGCGCCGAGGACACACCCGTCATGCGAGAAGCTCACCTGCTGCTCGCTTCCTTCTTTGATTGATCGAACAAAGGTACTGATCGAACAAAGCTCCCTGCTGCTTGCCATCTGTTGCCagaagctcaccgtctattGCCAGATGCTCCCCGTCTGTTGCTTTGAATTCAGCTTTTGTACATGCCGTTGTTTATTGCAGAACCGAATTCAGCTTTTGTACATGCCGTTGTTTATTGCAGAACCTTATCGTTCAGGAATCATGCCTAGGAAGAGATCTTGTTCGCGAAGACAATTGGATGAAGAATCATCCGATGACGATGACTCCTGATATTATCGGCTGCCCGAATTGTACAAACTTTGTCCGATGACAAAGGACCACACGGTGGCTCTGTCAAAGGTCGTAGATATCTTCGCCGTGATAGAGAAGGTGGACATGACAGGATGTATCAAGATTATTTGGTGGACAATCCAACATACGGCCCCGAAATATTCCGTCGAAGGTTCTTGTTCTTTACCTTCGGATTAATTTTTCCTTATTACCTGCTGAAATATTATTAGAGTTGTCaaactttatatttattttgttcAGGTACAGGATGTCTAAGGAACTTTTCGTACACATAATGAATGCTGTTGAAGCGCACGATGATTACTTTATGCAGAAAAGAAATGCGGCCAATCAGCATGGATTGAGTTGCTTCCAAAAAGTCACTGCCGCAATGCGTATGCTCACTTATGGGGTTCCAGCTGATGCGACAGATGAGTACGTTCGCATTGGCGAAAGTACTGCACTTGAGAGCCTACGTAAGTTTGTTGCTGCAGTTGTTGAAATATTTGAAGATGAATACCTCAGATACCCCAATGAGGCAGACATAGCACGATTACTTGCAATGGGTGAGAAAAAAGGATTTTCGGGAATGTTAGGGTCCATCGATTGTATGCATTGGGCATGGAAGAACTGTCCATATGATAAACAAGGTCAGTACAAGAGGCATGTGGACAAGCCAACTATCATTCTAGAGGCTGTTGCTTCGGACGACCTTTGGATATGGCATGCCTTTTTTGGAATGCCTGGGTCCCATAATGATATCAATGTTCTTCATAGATCTCCTTTGTTTGATAACCTAGCCGAAAGTAGAGCTCCAGGAGTGAAATTTTCTGTTAACGGACATGATTACACAATGGGATATTATCTTGCAGATGGTATATACCCCTCATGGGCTACTTTAATCCAATCCATCGCTGCTCCTATGGGCAACAAGAGGCAATATTTTGCCAAAGCACAAGAAGCAGCGAGGAAGATGGTCGAGAGAGCTTTTGGGTTCTTCAATCTAGGTTTGCCATTATTCGAGGACCAGCGCGCCCTTGGGACATTGAGACTTTGGCATTGATCATGAGGGCTTGTGTGATCATGCACAATATGATTGTGGAAGATGAAGGATTCGTGGTTGACCCTCGGGAACGTTTTGATTACGGTGGTGAAAATGTTGAACCTGATCATGGCCAACCTACTCGTACACTTGATGAATATATTGAGGCACATAGAAAGATCAGAGACAAGGGAACACATGTGCAGTTGAAAGAAGACCTTATCGAACACCTGTGGAACCATCATCCAGATTTATATTCGTACACTATATAATTTTAAATGTTATAGTTTATTTTGATTTGTGTTAGCTACTCATTTATATTTCATCCTGTTCAAAATTATATGCTCAAATGTAATAGGTCATTTGTTTTTATTCATGTACCATGAACCATCGATTTATTTTTCTTCCTGTCGTCAGCTCAAGTgcaatattttactcaaatgcaACAAGAGACAGGACCATGCAAGATTTGTCGTCAGGGAACATTCAGCAGCTTCAGCTCTGCCGGGCACCAATACTCTCTAGCTACAGTACCATGCAACGTACCAAAATCTGCACAGTACCATGTCGGCCAGCAACTCAAGTGAATACAAATGCATACAGTACCATGCATAGAAGTAACTCTGATTGAAAGAAAATGTTCTGATGACTATGAAAGCAAATCAAACTAAAGGTTCAAGAATTATAGAACATAGAAGACATAAACTAAATTGTTTTTCCAAAGTAATTCTGATTGAAAGAAAATGTTCCGATGACTATGAAAGCAAATCAAACTAAAGGTTCAAGAATTATAGAACATAGAAGACATAAACTAAATTGTTTTTCCAAGACGCTTATTAGCGACAATCTCCTCTTGCATCATCTGAAGCCATTCAAGCTGCAGCGTGTCAAGACCAGCCTTGTTCGCCATCATAATTTCTTTTTCCTGTTTTAGCAAATCTGCTGCAGCTCTTTTCAGTTCCGCATCAGCTCTCTTCTTCTCTAGCTCTAGTGCTTGTTTGTCTACTTCAAGTGAAGCCATGAACCTCTCTTGTTTAGCCTTCTCTTTTTCCTTGTCCGACTCCTCCTTTTTTGCCCACATCTTGTCCAAAGCTTGCACGCAAGCCTCACCACCTCCTCGCCTATGATTTTCTTTGACCTTCTTGATCCCATCTGACCTTTTTCTTGGTTCTGTTTCTACAGGTTCATCACCAACCGCTACGACTTGATCATCACTATTGGCTCCTTCATCCCTTGGCCTGGAATTCTTTGTGGCCTTCTTATTCTTCTTGCTTGCTGCTACTTTCTCCAGCTCGGTAAGTTCTATCATCTTTGCTTTCCACTTGTCCTCCTTCTTTAGTATGTTCCAACAATGATCAAGACCAAAAGATTTCTTGTCCTTGTCTTGTGAAGTGTAGTACTTTTTTGCTTCGTTAATCTGTATAAAGATATTTACAATGTTAATacattttcaaataaaaaatttcaATTACAACAATGAACACATATGTCATACCTTATCTTCGATTGTTGTTCCACTTTGATTCCTACGTTGAATGGCCTCATAGCATGAACAAAACTTGTTCACTTGCAACTGAATAGTCAGCCACCTATGCATGATCGAATTCTCTGTACGAACAGCTTCAGTTTTATTGTGTTCCACATAGAAAGCATGAACTCTTCCCCAAAATGTGGTACGTGTTTGATTAGCCCCATTAATGGGATCTTTGCTGACATTCAACCAGGCCGAGCAAATTACTTCGTCCTCGCGCCAATGAAATTTTTTTGCCCTCCTAGTTCCCTTTGTACTGCGGCTTGCCTGCACTTCATCAAGAGTGTGTTGAGTGTTTGGAATGAGCATCTCATCCAAACCAGCAACATGAGAGTCTTCTCCATTGAGAAGAATGCCCGACAGGAAATTTCCATCTTCTTCCATCAGTCTACACAAATTTATgaaaaatttttttagaataatgctatgaatagacCATGAACAGATATTCTATCATGACTATCAGATCGACCATGACATATACTCGTCCTGGATGCACCGGTGATGCCATGCATCTAGCTATGCATTGGTGGTCTTGAGACAAAGCAaacaatatactagaataatgcaTGCATCTATGCAGAAACTAAAAATAGGAACCCTTGTACTCGTCCAGTGCGGCGCCCGTCCATCCCCCACGGACCTTGGCCTCAACACGGCACTCGATTCGATCTACACCAAGGATAAACTGACCCACACCCAGCAGTACAGAAGGAGGACCGCAAGATTGGCAGGGATCTAGTCAATAGCGGACGGGACATACCTGGCGATGCAAAGAGAAAAGAAGCTGCCGCGTGACTCGCGATGAAGAccgacggcggcagcggcgtgGTGATAAAAAACGAGGAAACCACGACTTCTTCTCTGGATATATACCGCGGGAAGGACTTGGCGCGCGCGGGAGGGTAGGCCGTCGCGCGGGACAGGCGAGGGCGACGGAAAATATCGCGATGCCAAGTCTTCTCCAAGTGCGCAAATATGGCAGTGCGAGGCCGGAGGATAGCAAGTTGCCAGGGATAGCAAGTTCGTTTGAGGAACTGTTGGAGGGTGTTTTTTGTGGTtttaccaaataaattaagataaCAAGTTGGTTTACCAAACtactggagatgctcttattccCTTGCATTGCCAGAGTTACTGGAATTCAAGAGGAGAATAATGAGAGCACAATGAGAGCACAGGAGAATAATGGCCATGTAGAAGAGGTATTATATATGAACTGGAAAAGCAACAAAATGAAGCAATTCGTGCAGCCATTTTGTCAAACCAAGGGAAGTGATTAGTGCAGAAGCAATGTACTTAAGATACAGCAAGTCATCAACAACACGAGATGCAGAGCAAGCAGTTAATTCCTAATGTCATTGCACAGACAAGATGAGGTGAGTTGCTGATTACAACCTTAAAAAGGTTTCCAACAAATTACGTACGCAGCAATGGAATTTCAGTTTGTATACACGTTACCACATCCAAACTTGTAAGGAACATTAGATCAATCGTATATATAGTCCGCGTAATCAATAAAAAGATTTATGCACAAAGCACTTACTCCCTCAGTccacaaataaatatatatctCGCTTCTCGAGAAGTCAAACattttttaagtttaactagaaatatattaaataatatCAATAATTATATCTATaaataagtatattataaaagtatatttcatactcaatctaatgatacatattatatataataaaatattaatttatttttgtatatatttagtcaagtttaaaaaaatttgatttCTTGGGAAACGAAATGTACACTTATTTGTGGATGGACGGAGTACTTTGTTGATGGAGCACTGGATAACTCAACCGTCCAAAAGCCAAGATGATTAAAAAGATGGGCTAATAATGAGAATTGGAAGGTGCCAATAAAATTGACAGACATGAAACAGATCAAACATGCAGAAACAGAACAGCTTATGGCAACAGCAGGTACTGGTGTATGTAGAGACCATAAGAGAGATTAGGAATATCGACGAGTGAGCAACAATTGTGATTCACACTAGCACAGAGACATCCATCAATTAATTACCATACGATAGCAAAAGTAGCATCAGCGCAGTAGCATGCAAGGTGCGATGATAAGCATCAGGATGGTGAATAACATTAGGAAAACCAGTAGCAAATAACAGGAGGTTCGAGCGGATTACACCGAATTTATACATAATAGCTTAGGGTAGGTGGTTAACACAAAGGGACACGAAGGCTGCATCTCGCGCGCGCATACAAAAAGCTGATTGATTCCCGACTTCAGTAGTTCTCCACCTCCACCACAGCGTCTCCTTCGTCGTCAGTGACCTCGGTCTCTGATTCGTCCACCGCGTAGCCAAATTTTTCTTGCTGGTCGATGAGGGCCTCCATGTAGGCAAGCCTTGTGTGCCTGACAAGGATAGATTGGCGCATGCTGCATTGGAAACTCTCTGGATACTCAGCCAGCTGGTCTTCAGTGAGGTTACTGGTCGCGCAGGGTTGTGTGGCCATTGCCCTGATAAAGTCGATCTGCGCCTTCGTCATCATCCTCAACTTCTTGACCAGCACCTTCTTCGTCTTCTTCCCGGCCGGCTGGGCCGCCGTCACCTTGGGGACCACGGTAGGGCGGACTGGTCTCCCCTCCATCGCCGCCACGTACTCCTTCTTGAGCTTCAGGATCATTCCCTCCTCTGACTTGACCTTCATCAGGATCTTACGATCCTCCTCCGACTCCAGCTTCAGGATCCTGAAGACCTCCGACGACGACGCCATCTTAGCCTCCGCAGCCTCCGACTTCATGCTGCGGGTACGGCGACGGGTCCCCTCCTCTGGGGGAGCCTTCTTAGCCTCCGACTTCATGCTGCGGGTACGGGGGCGAAGGGACCCCTCCTCCGACGAAACCTTCTTAGCCTCCGCCGCCTCCGACTTCATGCGGCGGCTACGGGACCCCTCCTCCGACGATCGCCCCATTGCACGCGACCGAACCCTAACCTCCCAGGATTGGGACGATGCGGCGGCAGTTGGTTTTGGACACGGAAGATGGAGAATCCTGGGTTCCATCGGATGCGAATAGGCCAGGCCTTAACCGCAAGTCCGCAAGCCGGGTTGAGTTGGGCCTTTTTAGCTCGGGGAAACAAAATCGATTCTGCCACTGCAAAACCGTTTCAGTTTGgagtgtttttttttgtctcttcTTTTAATATATATCTTTCTGGCCTTAAAATTTCCGAAAAATAATAATCTTTCCTTAAACTTAATTATGAAAATTTGTCCGCGCGCCGCAAAACCAAATAGCCGGAACACATATGCACACATACATCTTTGTCTGCGCACGGCCGAAAAATTGATCCTTCACATATCTATATATACATCTATCCACCGTGGGCCACTGCGTACGACGAAGGCAACATCTCGATCAAATCAACACGTTCATGAATCATGATCAACAGTGTCTCAAGCACGTCGTACAGCAACGATGGGCTGCTGACGACGGACGACCTCGCCCCGTCGACGCCCGGCGACCTGCGCGCCGTGCCGTCCTATGTGCCGCGCGCGCTGACGCAACGTGGCCTGCGCACCGTCGCTGCCCCATGCGCTGTCGTCGACGCGCCAGACTCCGCCGCTGGATGCGCCGCCGACGGCTCCGCTTGGCTGCCGTCCTGCGCGCCGAGACGAACGGCACCGGCACCACGCGCCTGGCGCCGAGCGCCACCGTCATCGCCCTGCGCCGGCCACGCACCACAGCCAGGCACCGCTGAGGCGCTGATGCCCCCACGCTCGCGACCGAGCATCGCGGTCGCAGCCAGGATCCGCCTCGCTCCGTCCCAGGGTCGGGACCTGCTGCGGCCCGGCGGCCGGTAGCCACAGCCCTGCGACCCCGGACCTGCCTCCGCCCCGCGCCGTGTCGCGATGCCGACGCTGACAGAAGAGCCTCGCGCGCTCCCGCTCGAGCCGCAACGTCTTTTGCGGTTTTGCCTCTTGGTGGACGAGTAGGAGGTTGAAGATAAGCTAAGGGGCAATTTGGTCTTTTTTGCCTTTGTGTTTTGggattttttaaattttatttattctaACCCATCCAAGGGACGTGCAAACCCGGGGCTAACAGATTCTTCGTTTCAAAATAACCAGATAAAATCacaaagttaaaaaaaacatGAATAAAATTATAATTGGACTACTGACTAGGGGTAAGGACAAAATTTTCTCTAAAGAAAAATAGAAAGTTATGTGAAGAGCAAGCGGCCGGTCATCTGAACTCTGAAggctctaagagcatctccaagagccttTCTAAATCTCACTCTTTACATCATCATTTGGAGATTCATTTGCGTAAAAATCATTTTCTATATCTTTtcactctccaacagttttgctaaaTCTCATGCACACTCTAAAGAGTCATTCTTGTCTTCTATATTTGGGCTAGCGAAAAATCCGAAATAGACAATGACTATATTTGGATGACCATTTAGAGAAGCTGTTGGAGGGTAATTTTTCATCAAAATCTCTATTTCTAGTCTTTAGGAAGAATATAGAGAGTTTCTTGGAGATGTTTTAAGCTTCCTAAGCATTATAGAGTATCAGAGCTTATTCCATTGTGAGTTGCTGGAATTCAAGAGGGTCACTCTCAGAAGGTCATAGACATGGGTAAAAAGGTTGCGTTCATATGCGAGGTCACTTTCATGGCATGCCTAAAATTTGTATTGGCTATCTTAGAGCATCTTCAACAGTTTGACATTTTTTCTTTGCCATTTGTTGCAGTTTGTCAACTCTGAAAAGCAAATGAAAAGGAGAAAAATAagacatctccaagagttttgcaAATCTGACTTGTCATTTACCAAAATATGGACCCAATTGGCAAAACTTTTCACGCGCGGCCTCGATCCGTTCGCGGGCTTTCTTCGCGTGTTCAGGAAGTCGGCCGTCACTCGCGTTGATGAAGTCCGCCGCCACTCTCGTTGAGGCGCTCGAAGAGGACGAGAAATAAGAAGAAGGAGACGAGCCAGCGGAGGAGGCGCGGGAATGCCGGCGAGTCCGGGAGCGGGCGGCGCAAGAGCGCGGCGTGCGCGTCGGCGAGCATGGCGGTGGAGGACCGGAGCACGGCGAGTGGTAGCGCGAGCAGTGCGGCGCTGAGGCCACCGCGGAGCGGGGGCTCCCAGAGCAGCGCCCACTGCAGCGGGCGGAGGAAGTCGACGAGCAACGAGTAGAGGCTGTAGAGCACGAGCAGCGCGGTGGCGGGGCCCGTGTGCGCCATGGCGATGtagagggagaggaaggggtGGTGGATTTGGGGGGTTTCCGATCGTGCGTGGGAGTCGCGGTCGCGAGCGGGAGTCACGACAGATCAGTGTTCGCCAAGTCGCGGACGGACTTGCATAAATGCCAAGCCTCCCCTGAAATTTACCAACTTTCCAAAAATGTAAAACCAATATgcaaaactattggagatgtgTTTTTGTGAATTTTGGCAAAAATCAAGAATGCAAAAGCaatatgcaaaactgttggagatgctcttatatgACTGCGTGAGTTTAAAGGGGTCTCCTACCCGTCTTATATAGCATAGGGGTAAGAGTCACATGGCGATTAGGTCTACAACTAATTAGGTAACAAACAAGATCTACAAGGAATATTACATTTGCCATATTCTAATAAATTTTACTTGGTCTTTAGAATATCGCCAAGATGCCTTGCGGCATTTAGCGAGCTCTGTCGTGAGCCTCAAGCCGTCATCTTGTGAGCTCTGTCGCAAGCTGTCATCTTGTGGGCTAGGCTACCTTTGGTGGTGTGACCCATATAGTCTGTATTGGATACATGGGGTCAGAGTCAGACCCCCCACAATCGTGTATTGTCAGTTCAAGCAATGCCTAACAAAAACCTGATCATTTTTTATGTCAGTGCTAGGCTAAGCACCAGCTCTGGACAAATAAACTCGACAACTAGTATTTGTCGTTGTTTATTGCGTCTCTTGGGCATGCGATAGTTCTTGTCTCACCACTGTGTCTCGTGCATACGCGTCTCTCATCGACACGAGGTCAACCTAGCATATATCACGGCACGGTGAAAGATTAGTGGCCAAGAGCAAAGAACGACCTAAGGTCAAAGCAACTGGGTATTGCTCAAGAAGTTGGAACGAGGCAACCATGAGATAGAATCAGACACATTAGTGTTCAAGACATTTTGGGAAATCTTCGCCGATCACCTGTTGTCCTCTAGGTGCACTCAATGGTAGTAGTCTATCAAGCTATTTTACTACTAAATGATAATGACTCCTAAGTGAACTGTGTGTCTTCTAACTCACGCCTGTCCTCTTCCACCACCCCACCTCCTTTCCTGTCGTCCCGGACAAAAGTAGTGCCGCCCACCTCTCACCCCACCGCTCCGCCCCACCCTCCCTAACCTCATGGAAGCTCGTCGACAGCATCCTCGCCTCCCATCCCCGCACCCCCGTCTCCTCTACCGGCGACTGACGATGACCTGCCTTGTTAGGCCATCCGCAACCAGTCCACACCCACCCTAACCATAGCAGCTCGCTGGCGAGCACCGCCATGATGCACCCATCACCCAACCAGTTATCCCTGATCACCCCTCGGCACCCTCGCCGGCTCACTAACTGCCCTTGAACCCGTCATCACCACCATGTCATGGTTGCCTCCCCTAGACCCCCTTAAAAACTATCAGAGATGACTTTCCCTAATCATTGGATCCCTAACCCTAACTATGCCGCTATCTTCTTCCTCTCGATGATGGGGTTGGACGGGTTAGTTAGAGAGGCGACTTTGTGGCTGGGTGAACCGGTGAAATGGGCGGCCGTGACTTGTACAAACAGACACACTGAGACTGTcatcttctttctttcctttttctttctttcttcttgTTTTTTTATGTGAACCACAATGATTTACAAATAGCCACAAAGAGAACAAGGCTATATTACTCTGCATTATGAATAAGGAACATTAATATTGCAATGAGTAAGGAACATTAATACTACAAGGTAAGGGTTCATGGGCATTCTACTGATTTATATAGAAACCTAAAATCCTACATAGCCAAAAAAGTTGGTGGGCATAAGCTATACAGGGGACATTCTATGCCCAGGATCATGGACTAACATGGATGCATCTGTCTCCATAAATTCTTGCTTCGTTGCTCCCCCCAGATGATGTATAATCCTAGCGGTTCTTCATCAATGCGACTCCATCATCGGTTGATACGGTTGCGTGTAAGCGTGTTGTactaacaaagtggatttgatgaTATGCAGCGTTGGCAGATGGAGCTTCATTCAAGCCTCTTTGAGATGACAACCGAGCAATGACTGTCTTTCGGCTCGACAAACTTAGACGATATAGGCAAATTTGAAGCTTAGGATTTGCTTAAATTTGTCGTTTTTCCTTACAAAACCGTATGTATCCAACAATTCCGATAATCTGAGACATATGTGAGAAAAATCAGGAAAAGTGGGATACATTTGAAATTTCAACATGGAAAGTGTGTCATCGCAGACAGAGTTCTGAAGACAGCAAACTGGACGAGCTGATTGTTGAACACACAACGAGAGTGGACTGTCGAAGCTCCAAGGTGACTGTGAAACTGATAATCTAACATACTAAACTAATGCAACTGGCACCATATTCAGACTACAAATATACCTTAGTTAAGAAAACCATCAGAGAACCAACACGAAGCAAACTACCATTTCCATTACAGAGAACGAAAATAAAAGCATTTCAGACCACAGTTAACGAAAGAAAAACACAGTGAACAAACTTACCAAGTGCTAAAATAAGCTGAGCACGTCCAAATGGATGTTTGGGAAACTCGGCCGAAGcaaccagaaaaaaaaaaaactctctcTCTGCACCACATGCAAAATTGCAAAGCACACGTCTGTGACTAGCTCATCTTATGGAGTTGCGATATCACTATATAAAGTTGAAGCAGAGACGCGTGGGTTTTCTCGATCTACATGAGGAGATCTTTTTCTTAATCTGGAATACCTAGAGGCTCTGTAGCCATTGCGGATCTAGTTTTAGAAACTGTCCGAGAAACCTCT encodes:
- the LOC110432797 gene encoding uncharacterized protein LOC110432797 is translated as MRMLTYGVPADATDEYVRIGESTALESLRKFVAAVVEIFEDEYLRYPNEADIARLLAMGEKKGFSGMLGSIDCMHWAWKNCPYDKQGQYKRHVDKPTIILEAVASDDLWIWHAFFGMPGSHNDINVLHRSPLFDNLAESRAPGVKFSVNGHDYTMGYYLADGIYPSWATLIQSIAAPMGNKRQYFAKAQEAARKMVERAFGFFNLGLPLFEDQRALGTLRLWH
- the LOC110433001 gene encoding uncharacterized protein LOC110433001, which encodes MGRSSEEGSRSRRMKSEAAEAKKVSSEEGSLRPRTRSMKSEAKKAPPEEGTRRRTRSMKSEAAEAKMASSSEVFRILKLESEEDRKILMKVKSEEGMILKLKKEYVAAMEGRPVRPTVVPKVTAAQPAGKKTKKVLVKKLRMMTKAQIDFIRAMATQPCATSNLTEDQLAEYPESFQCSMRQSILVRHTRLAYMEALIDQQEKFGYAVDESETEVTDDEGDAVVEVENY